From the Candidatus Binatia bacterium genome, the window TCACGGTTCTCATCGTTCCACCTCCCGATATCACGCTGAAAGCCAGCGATCAGTTTCTCGGGCGTAGTGAAGGTGTATGGGGTCTCGCGACCGCCGTAGTGACGGTGATCGCCCTTCACGGCCTCATTATCATATCGAACCTCGCACTTGCCATCGACGACGTATGCAAGCCGGTAGCGATAGCAGTGGGCTGAGCCTTTGATCGGCACGGGAACCTTCCAGAGCACAGTCTCCGCGAAGGCGTTCTCCGCGTACACGATGCGGGCCCGGACGAGGAGCGTCGCCTTCACATTGGAGACTATGCCAACGTTGGCCGGCCGTTGTCAATAACTCCAACGCTGCGGATGTCGGAGTGGCGGCGCGTCGAATGCTGCGGATGGGCTCCTCGATCGCACCCTCGCCAGATCAGCGGGCCGTGCTGAGCCGCGCCGGCCAGACGCGCAGAGCGCTGCTGAGCTGAATGCCCAACTGGACGGCGCCGCCCCCATTACCGAAGAGCTCTACACCGATAGTCACGGGTGCCGCGTCCAGGTTCGTGCACTCGAAACCGAGACGGCGATAGAAGTCCGGCGCCTGAAAGCTGTGCGTCGACAACACCATTTGGACTGCCCCGCGCGTGCAGGCTTCGTCTTCGGCAGCTGCAGGCGCGCGGGCGCCACTGGAAACCGGCTCCGCCCGCGTCGCCTGCAGCCGCATTGTTCGGCCAAGTAGGAACGGATGGGCGCGCCCGGCGGCCTAATCGTGCGACGTTTGCACACACGTCCCCGTCGCCCCTATCACGCGGCGCCGGGGCCTCGAACCGCTTCGCCTTCGGGAAACACATCCGTTGCATCGCGTTGGTCGCCGACTGGTGGGAGTAGGCGGTGACGGTACCGTTCCTGTTCCTGCATGTAATGCTCGACCAGCTTCTCCGGATCGTTGCCGAACTCAGAGGAGATCTTCTCACGGATATCCCGCACGGCTCGAATATCTTCATCCATTTTCTTCATCGTCGTCTCCCAGTAACTCCAGTGGCGTCACCAACGCTGGTACGAATACTCCCAGCATCGTGTTGACTCGTCGGATGTGTTCGAACTTGTTTGCGTTGGCGAGGTGGCGGCAATTCCACGTGACCAGGAA encodes:
- a CDS encoding DUF6516 family protein translates to MKATLLVRARIVYAENAFAETVLWKVPVPIKGSAHCYRYRLAYVVDGKCEVRYDNEAVKGDHRHYGGRETPYTFTTPEKLIAGFQRDIGRWNDENRDA